AGGCTCCAGCGGGCACTGGCGAGATTGTTCCACGCCTCGGGCTGGTCCGGTGCGAGGCGCAGGGCGCGGGCATAGGCCCGCGCCGCCAGCGCCGGATCCTTCCGCAGCGAGGCCGCGATGCCGAGCTTGACGTAGGCCTCCGGTGCCGACGGTTCGAGGGTGATCGCCGCGCGGGCGGCCCGCGCCGCCTCGCCGTCGCGGCCGGCCAGCAGGTGGGCGGTCGCCACCGCGACCAGGGCGGGGGCGGCCGGCCGGAGGCGGCAGAACCGGCGAAGCCAGTGCGCCGCTCCGTCCGGGTCCGCCGGTTGCTTCAGGAGGTTGGCGAGCGCATCCGGATAATCGGGTCTCAGAATCAGGGCCTGCCGGTAACGGGTGAGCGCCGCCTCCGGCCGCCCGAGGGAGCGCAGGGCCTCGCCGAGGCTGTTGCGGTAGATCGCCTGGCCCCGGTCGACCGCCATGGCACGGACGATCCAGGCCCGGGCGCGCCGTGCGTCGCCGGCCTGGAGCGCGACGATGCCGTGCAGGTGGAGCGCGTCCGCATGGGCCGGGTCGAGGGCGAGCACGCGCCGGTAGAGCGCATCTACCCCCGTCCGGCCGGCTCTATGCAGTGCGGTGGCCCGGGCGAGCAGCGGCGCCGGATCCGTGACGGAAACGGAGAGGCCGAGGCCGTCGCCCCCGCCCCGCTCCTCCGTGATTCGGGCGGTCGCTGCCATCGCCACACCTTCGCTCACGGCTCTCCACCCATGCCCGATCCGGTAACCGCCGCCGGCCCCGCCATCGCGGTTTCTGGACGGCTTCTCCCGCCCGCGCAACGCGGGGCCGCCACGTCCCTCGTGCCCTCCCCCATGGTCGAAACCCCACCAGCTTGACCGTGCGCGGGGCCGCTTTCGATCCCGAGCGGTCCTTCGCCCGGGGCGGCCCGTCATGCGGTCAAGCTGGTTGAGTTCGGACCGTAACACTTGCCCTCGCCCAGGGCCGGCGGGTCAATCCGCCGCCTCCGTGAAGGCGCGGGCGAAATCCGACCAAAGCCGCTCGGCGCGCACGAAGGCGCGGCCGCTCGCCCCGAGGTCGCGGGCGGCGGCGCGGTCCCGGTAGAGGGCCTCCAGATGGGCGACCGCCTCCTCGACGCTGGATTCGCCCCAGCCGAGGCGACGGCCCTCCGGGTCGGGCACCGGGTCCTGGCGCAGGAGCGGCAGGCAGGTGCCCTCGCGGATCAGGTCGAGATGGCCGGTATTGGCCGAGAGGACCGTCGGCACGCCGCAGGCCATCGCCTCCATGGCCACGAGGTTGGTCGCGCCTTCGCAGCGGTTGGGAAAGACCGCGGCGTGACACTCCGCGAACAGGGCCGCGAGCCGGTCGCGGCTCAGGAATCCGAGATCGACGACGCTGCCGGGCGAAGCGCCGTTCGCCGTCGCCCATCCTTCCAGGTCGAGCCGGCCCTCCGCCACGCCGACCGGGACGGGGGCGTGGCGCGATTCGGCCATGCCGCGGGCCGTGTGCGGCCAGGGATTGAGCCAGGCGGTGACCAGAAGCGCCTCGGGGTGGCGGCGGTGGAAGCGGGTGAAGGCCGCGAGCACGATGTCCTGCCCCTTGCGGAATTCCAGCTTCCCGCCGGAGAAGATCACGAAGCGGTCGCCGAAGGCGCGGCGCGGCGCGACCGGTTCCAGCTCGTCCGGATCCACGCCCTGGAAGATGCAGGCTACGTCCGTGAGGCCGCGCTCGCGCAACAGGTGGCGGTTGTAGGTCGAGTGCACCACGATCCGGTCGAATCCGCGCGCCCGCTCGATCGCAGCCGCGTCGAGGCCAGTATCCTCGAAGGCGATCACCCCGATGTTGCGCTCGCCCCGGTAGAGCCGGCTCGGCTCGTCCCAGACCATGCCGTTGCTCAGGGCATGCAGCACCACGGTGCCGCCGAGTCGCAGGGGCCGCCCGCCCCGGGCGGCGGAGATCGCGCCGATCCGCCGGCCATCCTCCACCAACGGCGCGATCCGGGCACGGTTGCGCGGGCGCAAGGAAGCGAGCGCCGGCTCGCAGAGGAGCAGCGGGGGGCGGCCTTCATCGAGGAGATGCAGGCAGGTATGCGTGCCCACCAGGCCCCAGCCGTGCAGCTCGGAGAGTTGCCACGTCAGGGCGAGCGTCGGCGGAGCCAAGCGGATCCTCCTCGAAGTGCGGGTCGGGCGGCGCGGATGCCGCCGGGCGCGGTGCCGCGACGGCCCCCTCGTGCCGCAAGGCCGTATCACGCCGCCGGCTCCACGCGGAACGGTGCCGGCGGCAACCCCGCGGCCTGGCGCCGCCACATCCGGCGCCAGGCACTCTCCAGGTGACGGACGAAGCGCGGCGTGTCGAAGAGCGGGCAGGTCTCGCGCCCTTCCGCCAGCCGCCGCCGAAGGCCGGCGAGCCGCTCCGGCTCCGCGGCGAGGCGGACGGCGAGGTCCTCGTAGGCGTCGGGGGAGGCCGTGACGAGTTCCGGCAAACCGGCCGCCCGCAGCAGGCTCCCGGCGACGCGCGCCGCGAACCCTTCGCCGAGGCAGGTCACGACCGGGACCCCGGCCCAGAGGGCATCCGATGTCGTGGTGTGGCCGGTATAAGGAAAGCTGTCGAGGCACAGATCCGCCGCGCCGATCCGGGCCAGATGCCCGGCCTGCGGCAGGGGCGCGGCCCAGATCAGGCGCTCCGGCGCGATGCCGGACCCGGCGGCCCGCGAGCGCATCCGCGCGAAGCAGGCGGCGTCCGGCGCGTAGATCCAGAGCTGCGCCCCGGGCCGCCGGTCGAGCAGGCGCATCCAGCGGGAAAAGAGCGTCGGAGCGACCTTGTGGGGGGCGTTCATCGCGGCGAACACGAAGGCATCCTCCTCGAGCCCGAGCGCCCTGCGTTCCGCAGGCGCAGCGGCGCGGGGCCGCCGGCGGTCGTTGGGCTGGTAGGTCTCGGGCAGAAGCACGAGGTGCTCGTCGAAGAAGGCCTGGTGCTCGGGCGGCGTGACCACGGGATCGCCGATCAGGTAATCGATCGCCGCGCCGCCGAGGGTACCGGGATAGCCGAGCCAGTGCACCTGCAGCGGCGCGAGGCGCCGCCGCCAGAGCCGGTGCCGGCCCTGCTCGGTGGGACCCTTGAGATCGACCAGGATGTCGATTCCGTCGGCGCGGATGCGCTCGGCGAGCGCGGCATCCGGGAGGTCGGCGACCTCGTGGAAGCGATCGAAGGCCGCCCGGAGCCGCCGGCGCATCGGGCCACCATCGTCCGGTCGGGTCGCATAGCCGATCGTGCGGAAGCCCGCCCGGTCGTGGAGTTCGAACACCTCGGCCGCCAGATAGGCGGTGGCGTGCTCGTGAAAATCGGCCGAGACGTAGCCGACCGTGAGGGGCCGCTCCGGGTCCTCCGGCCGGTCGGGCGGCGCCCAGGGGGCGACGGGGCCGAGCGTCTTGCGCCGGAAAGTCCTGGCCGAGCGCAGCTGACGGGCCGGATCGTCGTCGATCAAGAGGTTGGCCAGCGGCAGGACGATGCCGTCCGCCGCCGCGACCGCCCTCAGGCGCGCCGTGATCGCCGCGTCCGCGGCTGCGTCCCAGTCGCCGGCCCCGCGGCCTGTGAACAACCCCGCGCTGAGGATATCGCCCCGGTCCGGATCGAGGCGGGCGGCACGCCGGTAGGCCCGGGCGGCGCCCGCCCCATCCCCCGCCCCGCGCCGCGTATGGCCGAGCTCGTGCCAGGCCTCGACCGAGTCCGGCTCCCACGCCACGGCCGCCTCGTGGACGCGGCCGGCCGCGGCGGCGCGGCCTTCCGCCCGCAAGGCCGCACCGTGCAGGATGCGGGCCCGCACGTCCGCAGGCTGCAGGGTGACGGCCCGGTCGAGGTCGGCAGCGGCCTTCTCGCCGACCGTCAGGCGGGCGCTCCCCCGGACCAGCCAGGCCTCGCCATGCTCCGGATCGAGCGTCACCGCCCGGTCGAGACGGCGCAGGCCTTGCCCCTCGTCGCCCCGCTCGCACGACAGCTGACCGAGATTGATCCAGGCATCCGCGATGCGCGGGTCGAGGCAGAGGGCGTCCCGGAACCACGCCGCGGCGGGTTCCGGCCGTCCGGCGGCGGCGGCGACAAGGCCGAGGAGCAACCGGATCTCCGCATGCTCGGGCGCCGCCGCGAGAGCGTCGCGGGCCAGGGCCCCGGCCCGGTCGAGCCGGCCGTCCAGGTAGGCCTCGAATGCCGTCTCCAGGAGGCGGGGCACGATGGGGCGGGGCACGATGGGGCGGGGCACGATGGGGCGGGGCACGATGGGGCGGGGCACGATGGGGCGGGGCACGATGGGGCGGGACATGTCCCGGACGGGCGGCGGGCCCGTCGTGGCGCCGCGCGGGCCGCCCTCGCCCGCCCCATCCCGGACCAGGGCGGCGACCGCCTCCGCGACCCGGGCCATCGCGCCCGCCCAGTCGCCGGGACGCGAGCAGCGGAACAGGCGGTGGCCCGGATACCAGGGCGTTCGCTCAGGCTCGTCCATCCAGCGCCAGTCGCCCATCCAGGGCAGGACCAGGAAGACGGGCCGGCCGAGCGCCCCGGCGACGTGGGCTACGGAGGAATCGCAGCAGACTATGAGGTCGAGATTGGCCGCGAGCGCGGCCACGTCGGCGAAGCCGTCCACCGCGTCGTCCGGATCCGCCTCGGCCCGGGCGATCCCGAGCCGGGCCCCGTGCTCGGCCAGCTCGTCCAGTCCCTCGACGCGCTGGAGGCTGTGCAGGGAGACGCCCGGCAGGGCGGCCAGCGGCGCGAAGGCGGCGAGCGGAATCGCCCGCAGGGCGCCGCTCGCGCGCCAGTGGATGCCGATTCGCAGGCCCCGGCTCGGCAAGCGCCGCGCCCAGGCCGCGACGCGCGCCGGTTCCGGCGCGAGATAAGGCATGACGGCCGGGACCGCCTCCCGGCGCGTGCCGCAGAGATGGGGCAGGCTCATCAGGCTCTGGTGGCAGTCGAAGGGCGGCAGGTCCTCGCCCTCGGCGACGAGCCGGTCGATGCCGGGCGCGCTCGCGAGCAGGCCCCGGAGGGGCGCCTGGCACAGGAAGACCGTGCGGGCGCCCATCGCCTTCAGGAGCGGCAGGTAGCGGACGAACTGCACGCTGTCGCCGAGCCCCTGCTCGTAATGCACCAGGATGGTCCGTCCCACGAGCGGCTCGCCGCGCCAGGGCGGCGCCGACCCGAGATCCGGGCGCCAGCGCCAGACCGGCTGGAGCAGCCGCGCCTCGTAGTGCCGGAGGCCCTCCTCGAGCCGCCCCGCGGTCAGCAGGCAGATGCCGAGGTTCTTGCGATGGTGGGGGTCGGCGGGATCGGCCGCGACGGCGCGCCGGTACCAGGTCTCCGCCGCTCCGAGGCGGCGGCGCGCCATGAGGGCCGCCCCGAGATTGTTGGCCGCTCCGGCCATGCCGGGCGCGTCGATCAGGGCGAGGCGGAGGGCGGCCTCGGCCGCCACGGGCTCGTCGCCGGCGGCCAGCAGCGTGCCGAGACGGAAGGCGGCGCCCGGATAGTCGGTGCGCAGGCGCAGCAGCCGGCGCAGCAGGGCGACCGCCTCCGGCGCCCGGGGAATGCGGGCGAGCGCGGCGGCAAGGTGGTAGAGGGCATCCGGCTGCTCCGGGTCGCGCGCCAGCACGGCCGTCAGGGCTTCGACCGCCTCCCCGGTCCGGCCCGCGCCCGCCGCG
This region of Methylobacterium sp. SyP6R genomic DNA includes:
- a CDS encoding O-linked N-acetylglucosamine transferase family protein, translating into MDAIGGTVGRLVSEGIDHLGAGRGDAGIANLRAALAVAPGHPDALLVLGLAAAGAGRTGEAVEALTAVLARDPEQPDALYHLAAALARIPRAPEAVALLRRLLRLRTDYPGAAFRLGTLLAAGDEPVAAEAALRLALIDAPGMAGAANNLGAALMARRRLGAAETWYRRAVAADPADPHHRKNLGICLLTAGRLEEGLRHYEARLLQPVWRWRPDLGSAPPWRGEPLVGRTILVHYEQGLGDSVQFVRYLPLLKAMGARTVFLCQAPLRGLLASAPGIDRLVAEGEDLPPFDCHQSLMSLPHLCGTRREAVPAVMPYLAPEPARVAAWARRLPSRGLRIGIHWRASGALRAIPLAAFAPLAALPGVSLHSLQRVEGLDELAEHGARLGIARAEADPDDAVDGFADVAALAANLDLIVCCDSSVAHVAGALGRPVFLVLPWMGDWRWMDEPERTPWYPGHRLFRCSRPGDWAGAMARVAEAVAALVRDGAGEGGPRGATTGPPPVRDMSRPIVPRPIVPRPIVPRPIVPRPIVPRPIVPRLLETAFEAYLDGRLDRAGALARDALAAAPEHAEIRLLLGLVAAAAGRPEPAAAWFRDALCLDPRIADAWINLGQLSCERGDEGQGLRRLDRAVTLDPEHGEAWLVRGSARLTVGEKAAADLDRAVTLQPADVRARILHGAALRAEGRAAAAGRVHEAAVAWEPDSVEAWHELGHTRRGAGDGAGAARAYRRAARLDPDRGDILSAGLFTGRGAGDWDAAADAAITARLRAVAAADGIVLPLANLLIDDDPARQLRSARTFRRKTLGPVAPWAPPDRPEDPERPLTVGYVSADFHEHATAYLAAEVFELHDRAGFRTIGYATRPDDGGPMRRRLRAAFDRFHEVADLPDAALAERIRADGIDILVDLKGPTEQGRHRLWRRRLAPLQVHWLGYPGTLGGAAIDYLIGDPVVTPPEHQAFFDEHLVLLPETYQPNDRRRPRAAAPAERRALGLEEDAFVFAAMNAPHKVAPTLFSRWMRLLDRRPGAQLWIYAPDAACFARMRSRAAGSGIAPERLIWAAPLPQAGHLARIGAADLCLDSFPYTGHTTTSDALWAGVPVVTCLGEGFAARVAGSLLRAAGLPELVTASPDAYEDLAVRLAAEPERLAGLRRRLAEGRETCPLFDTPRFVRHLESAWRRMWRRQAAGLPPAPFRVEPAA
- a CDS encoding glycosyltransferase family 4 protein, which translates into the protein MAPPTLALTWQLSELHGWGLVGTHTCLHLLDEGRPPLLLCEPALASLRPRNRARIAPLVEDGRRIGAISAARGGRPLRLGGTVVLHALSNGMVWDEPSRLYRGERNIGVIAFEDTGLDAAAIERARGFDRIVVHSTYNRHLLRERGLTDVACIFQGVDPDELEPVAPRRAFGDRFVIFSGGKLEFRKGQDIVLAAFTRFHRRHPEALLVTAWLNPWPHTARGMAESRHAPVPVGVAEGRLDLEGWATANGASPGSVVDLGFLSRDRLAALFAECHAAVFPNRCEGATNLVAMEAMACGVPTVLSANTGHLDLIREGTCLPLLRQDPVPDPEGRRLGWGESSVEEAVAHLEALYRDRAAARDLGASGRAFVRAERLWSDFARAFTEAAD